The Aedes aegypti strain LVP_AGWG chromosome 3, AaegL5.0 Primary Assembly, whole genome shotgun sequence genome contains a region encoding:
- the LOC5571205 gene encoding FAST kinase domain-containing protein 3, mitochondrial, with protein MSRCVLSPLRLYRTGSGLQHFLPSFARACLFSSQGAAGDGKGNSGGGKGFVRNTTILVQQGCDIQELPVVVRKIAEDEFAAFISNKIIDSQPPPGAVAANGESNGAVGLDANANDGNQDEIKKTIEECLTAQGVCLVVEALSEKEFTPDVAVRAVEKILKIENLLELKHLENREEFEKIVSCIVYRGDNQTVLEVLDGLRNYMELTKTIDMLGNELVYRCSETKLTIEQCCEAIESLTQCRRYDMVEKFWSGLADQEKQIDDKNIHKVFAILPYLKVSRRAVLNVLERRIPSVWWQMSPNTTIDVLQSLETCKLSPFRITQTLARWLNTNIHAVSEDQLEAVLESFTNLGYSENQIERAIERYVKNKGVKIVSQSLIVTILKHCQAFRLRNSHILNGCSEFFIAHHENLDPGYLRAIFCPFGYLDYQPVNSNKFWETLDMYLDLNFTKIHPMEIIDIMFSYVSLERYPLMFVNRIFNPYFLDVLHARTRPERLNRVRSLIKVFDTSLTLECPDYDGPLLPRDHSAKTLFHDGRIKRIVNYITPELQKLAGGPDCMTKFTILQHLPVHELYLVDAIFHPCGMGNIFSLNTMKERNINVAVLVMLPEFFNSTGEHLIGSQAMRIRHLRRLGLRVVTLRFDTLYKLKVHPAELEKYLVERMKQALDALPTPKRTTGPDPEESE; from the exons ATGTCTCGCTGTGTGTTGAGCCCTCTGAGACTTTATCGGACCGGATCTGGTTTGCAGCATTTTCTGCCAAGCTTCGCCAGGGCTTGCCTATTTTCGTCGCAAGGAGCTGCTGGAGACGGGAAAGGTAACAGCGGTGGTGGCAAAGGTTTCGTCCGGAATACGACCATTCTGGTGCAGCAAGGTTGTGACATCCAGGAACTTCCGGTGGTGGTCCGGAAGATTGCCGAGGACGAGTTTGCTGCTTTCATATCGAACAAGATCATTGATAGTCAGCCTCCACCAGGGGCAGTAGCTGCTAATGGTGAATCGAATGGCGCAGTTGGACTCGATGCCAATGCAAACGATGGCAATCAAGATGAAATCAAAAAGACCATTGAAGAGTGTCTCACAGCGCAGGGAGTCTGTCTGGTGGTGGAAGCGCTGAGCGAGAAAGAATTCACTCCGGATGTGGCGGTGCGAGCGGTggaaaagattttgaaaatcgagaatctgttgGAATTGAAGCACCTGGAGAACAGGGAGGAGTTCGAGAAGATCGTCAGCTGTATCGTTTATCGCGGGGACAATCAAACGGTGCTGGAGGTTCTGGATGGGCTACGAAATTACATGGAGCTGACCAAAACGATCGACATGCTGGGGAACGAGCTGGTCTATCGGTGCTCTGAAACCAAGTTGACAATTGAGCAATGCTGCGAGGCCATCGAAAGTCTGACCCAATGTCGTCGATACGACATGGTGGAGAAGTTCTGGAGTGGACTCGCAGATCAGGAGAAGCAGATCGATGATAAGAACATTCATAAGGTTTTTGCTATTCTGCCATACCTGAAAGTAAGCCGAAGGGCTGTTCTGAACGTATTAGAGCGGAGAATTCCCTCCGTCTGGTGGCAAATGTCCCCCAACACTACGATCGATGTCCTTCAATCGCTGGAAACGTGCAAACTATCCCCATTTAGGATAACCCAAACCTTGGCGCGATGGTTGAATACAAACATTCACGCCGTGAGCGAAGACCAGCTGGAAGCGGTGTTGGAATCTTTTACGAATCTAGGCTACTCCGAGAATCAAATCGAGCGGGCCATCGAACGATACGTGAAGAACAAGGGCGTCAAAATTGTCTCGCAAAGTTTGATTGTgaccattttgaaacattgtcaG GCTTTCCGTCTGAGAAACTCGCACATTCTGAATGGTTGCAGCGAGTTTTTCATAGCCCATCATGAAAATCTTGATCCCGGTTATCTACGTGCAATTTTCTGCCCTTTCGGTTATCTTGACTATCAGCCCGTCAACAGTAACAAGTTTTGGGAAACACTCGACATGTATCTGGATCTCAATTTCACCAAAATACACCCCATGGAAATCATCGACATCATGTTTAGCTACGTTAGCCTCGAGCGTTATCCGCTAATGTTCGTGAACCGGATTTTTAATCCCTATTTCCTGGATGTGTTGCATGCTCGGACCCGCCCGGAGCGACTCAACCGGGTTAGAAGCCTGATCAAAGTTTTCGACACAAGCCTCACACTGGAATGTCCGGATTATGATGGTCCACTTCTGCCACGTGACCACTCCGCCAAAACCTTGTTCCACGACGGGCGTATCAAAAGAATCGTCAACTACATCACCCCGGAGTTGCAGAAACTTGCCGGCGGACCAGATTGTATGACCAAATTCACCATATTGCAGCACCTGCCGGTTCACGAGCTATACCTAGTCGATGCCATCTTCCACCCGTGCGGAATGGGAAACATTTTCTCCCTCAACACGATGAAGGAGCGTAACATCAACGTCGCAGTGCTAGTAATGCTCCCGGAGTTCTTCAACAGCACCGGAGAACATCTGATCGGATCGCAAGCGATGCGGATTCGACACCTGCGGCGCTTAGGATTGCGTGTGGTGACCTTACGATTTGATACGTTGTACAAACTGAAGGTACATCCGGCCGAGCTGGAGAAGTACCTGGTCGAGCGAATGAAGCAAGCGTTGGATGCACTGCCGACACCAAAGAGGACGACGGGTCCTGATCCTGAAGAGAGTGAATAA